In one window of Ruminococcus albus AD2013 DNA:
- a CDS encoding DUF6442 family protein yields the protein MDKERVLAMSRKENEYKDPYTMEIENKANLLAGDAMLTIVSIIFIVSLLVNGEPDYLMWSIVFVSNAFKLVYSGIKLKDKKQLRLGIGYTCLFLMSFIYGIIKLIRRG from the coding sequence ATGGATAAAGAAAGAGTATTGGCAATGAGCCGTAAAGAAAATGAATATAAAGACCCATACACAATGGAGATAGAGAACAAGGCTAACTTGTTAGCTGGAGATGCAATGCTTACAATCGTATCTATCATCTTTATTGTTTCGTTATTAGTGAACGGAGAACCGGATTATCTGATGTGGTCAATAGTGTTTGTGTCAAATGCGTTCAAATTAGTTTATTCGGGAATAAAACTGAAGGACAAAAAACAACTCCGTTTGGGCATCGGGTATACTTGTCTTTTTCTAATGAGCTTTATTTACGGTATTATAAAACTGATAAGAAGAGGCTGA
- a CDS encoding helix-turn-helix transcriptional regulator, with amino-acid sequence MNETLILKNRLKEARAEKRISQGALAKMVGVSRNTISSIETGQFSPTAKLALIICIALDKKFEELFYFD; translated from the coding sequence ATGAATGAAACACTGATCCTCAAAAACCGCCTGAAAGAAGCTCGCGCAGAAAAGAGGATATCTCAGGGGGCACTTGCGAAAATGGTGGGCGTATCGAGAAATACCATAAGCTCCATTGAGACAGGGCAGTTTTCCCCTACTGCGAAACTTGCACTTATAATATGTATAGCCCTGGATAAAAAATTCGAGGAGCTGTTTTACTTTGATTGA
- a CDS encoding NAD-dependent epimerase/dehydratase family protein, which yields MSSILITGASGMIGQYLTSSLLHKKHRVFAVDSKTNDFIGKDSNYSFTQCDINDKRAICNIMESNHIDVVVHLANSVDNDIDSLVTDAEIKKSKITDKYIYSAADKCGVGCFILLSTTEVYGLQKGREPIRETIAEKAITNYSVMKLNSEKLMEKALKKSDTITVVARAAPIYDAEHTDNLHSHVFDHKENVGYVFGEGDYGFTFCCVFNLIDFINGIISVPQGKYGGIYNVCDSRQLNANEIIQYEKDRHRIGAVIRRSPGSEKAMFFNKGKMRTDYRYFDPTITYNNWLFDNTRAKRIAPMRWSLSNTK from the coding sequence ATGATCGGTCAGTATCTGACCTCCAGCCTGCTGCATAAAAAACACCGTGTATTCGCGGTAGACTCAAAAACTAATGACTTCATCGGCAAGGACAGCAATTACAGCTTTACTCAGTGTGATATCAATGATAAAAGAGCTATCTGCAATATTATGGAATCAAATCATATCGATGTGGTAGTGCATCTTGCAAATTCCGTGGATAATGATATAGATTCCCTGGTGACAGATGCCGAGATAAAAAAGAGCAAGATCACCGATAAATATATTTATTCTGCGGCGGACAAGTGCGGCGTAGGATGCTTCATCCTCCTCAGCACCACAGAAGTTTACGGCTTGCAGAAGGGCAGAGAGCCTATCAGAGAGACAATTGCTGAAAAAGCCATAACCAATTATTCCGTGATGAAGCTGAACAGCGAGAAACTGATGGAAAAGGCTCTCAAAAAAAGCGATACTATCACGGTGGTAGCCAGGGCAGCGCCCATATATGATGCCGAGCATACCGATAATCTTCATTCCCATGTCTTTGACCACAAGGAGAATGTGGGTTACGTTTTTGGTGAAGGCGACTACGGTTTTACTTTTTGCTGTGTTTTCAATCTTATTGATTTTATAAACGGTATAATATCCGTTCCTCAAGGAAAATACGGCGGCATATATAATGTATGCGATTCAAGACAGCTTAATGCTAACGAGATAATCCAGTATGAAAAGGATCGTCACCGCATAGGTGCAGTTATCCGCCGTTCTCCCGGCAGTGAGAAAGCAATGTTTTTCAACAAAGGCAAGATGAGAACAGACTATCGCTACTTTGACCCCACCATTACCTACAACAACTGGCTGTTCGATAACACCCGTGCGAAGCGTATCGCGCCCATGAGGTGGAGCCTGAGCAATACCAAATAA
- a CDS encoding PfkB family carbohydrate kinase has protein sequence MNIIAMTCMCVDVFDDTGEIRPGGEALNFAAIASKYNHISVDLLGAIGDDDYGKAILKSIENKPINKEFIHIIPGSATANHRIYLTEKGDRYFKDDSWNGGIHDTYLLSDSDKKRIASADVIFITFDSPNFDDVLELRKSCRFQLAVDFNVLRDFKKIETIVPYIDFFFISGEKSILLQFQKWSEQYDNIFNITLAENGSVTYYMGKEYRVDAVPVNNVIDTTGCGDSYHAGFLCSYLRDCEIINAMNEGSRVASETLSHIGGF, from the coding sequence GTGAATATTATTGCTATGACTTGTATGTGCGTAGATGTTTTTGATGATACTGGAGAAATCCGTCCCGGTGGTGAAGCATTGAACTTTGCTGCAATTGCATCAAAATACAATCATATTTCAGTTGATCTTCTTGGTGCAATTGGTGACGATGATTATGGTAAGGCAATATTGAAATCTATTGAAAATAAACCTATCAACAAAGAGTTTATCCACATTATTCCAGGCTCTGCTACTGCAAACCATCGGATTTATCTTACTGAGAAAGGTGATAGATATTTCAAGGATGATTCATGGAACGGTGGTATTCATGACACATATCTTCTTAGCGATTCTGACAAGAAAAGAATTGCAAGTGCTGATGTTATCTTTATAACCTTTGATTCTCCTAATTTTGATGATGTATTAGAACTTAGAAAGAGTTGTCGTTTTCAGCTTGCCGTTGACTTCAACGTGCTAAGAGATTTTAAGAAAATAGAAACTATTGTACCGTACATTGACTTCTTTTTTATCAGTGGTGAGAAGAGTATTCTTTTACAATTTCAAAAATGGTCTGAACAGTATGACAACATATTTAACATTACACTTGCAGAAAATGGCAGCGTTACTTATTATATGGGAAAAGAATATAGAGTGGATGCTGTGCCTGTCAATAATGTAATTGATACAACTGGGTGCGGTGACAGTTATCATGCTGGCTTTCTTTGTTCATATTTGAGAGATTGTGAGATTATAAATGCAATGAATGAAGGTTCAAGAGTCGCTTCTGAAACATTAAGTCATATTGGCGGCTTTTAA